One window from the genome of Saccharomyces mikatae IFO 1815 strain IFO1815 genome assembly, chromosome: 6 encodes:
- the RSA1 gene encoding Rsa1p (similar to Saccharomyces cerevisiae RSA1 (YPL193W); ancestral locus Anc_6.198), which produces MDYNNFGNFNSDGHSRLPKPTYSGTLTDGYDESKTKRQKIESATYSPNLYSNPSCYESSWSSNYTSQLSPFTAHNQYFQPLTQSTQFNFSGTPIYTGNGIPSVNQNTPYSCTSNIRERPSPYYESTQSLINNSDYRRSDSYEDVTMPTAKKTYLIKHEEKEKETLMKEITSIKPSKAQASAVPAEILRRDTGLVNSTIEDNRDVELDEVESDEQLESEGSGKVILVPGTSIALITDEDVKRWREERKKMWLLKISNNKKKHMQEMGIKEDELNGQSSILKESRKEKQFIQSIQNQVQRGNPRVDLNLKLIQREFANENSKLLDFIRELGDAGLLEYELSQEEKDILFGASGDNSRNNYKSNYRSRKSNINRGNFSRTK; this is translated from the coding sequence ATGGATTATAATAATTTCGGAAACTTCAACAGTGATGGGCATTCCAGGCTTCCCAAACCTACGTATTCCGGAACACTAACGGATGGATATGATGAATCGAAAACCAAAAGGCAAAAGATAGAGTCTGCAACTTATTCACCCAATTTGTATTCGAATCCTTCATGTTATGAAAGCTCATGGAGTAGCAATTATACTTCTCAACTTTCTCCTTTCACCGCTCACAATCAATATTTCCAGCCATTAACACAGTCAACACAGTTCAATTTCTCAGGTACTCCCATTTATACAGGAAATGGCATACCATCAGTGAATCAAAATACGCCATATTCGTGTACATCAAATATACGAGAGCGGCCATCGCCATACTATGAAAGCACTCAATCATTAATAAATAACAGTGATTACCGGAGGTCAGATAGTTATGAAGATGTTACAATGCCAActgcaaagaaaacataCTTGATTAAGcacgaagaaaaagaaaaagaaactctGATGAAGGAAATAACCTCAATAAAACCAAGTAAGGCCCAAGCTTCCGCGGTGCCCGCGGAAATTTTAAGAAGGGATACAGGGCTGGTAAATTCCACAATTGAAGACAACCGCGATGTAGAACTAGATGAAGTGGAATCTGATGAGCAGTTAGAATCAGAGGGATCGGGAAAGGTTATTTTAGTTCCTGGAACTTCTATAGCGTTGATTACTGACGAAGACGTTAAAAGGTGGAGAgaggaaagaaagaaaatgtggctattgaaaatttctaataacaaaaagaaacataTGCAGGAAATGGGGATAAAGGAAGACGAATTAAATGGTCAGTCTAGTATTTTAAAAGAGTCgaggaaagaaaaacaatttATTCAGAGTATCCAAAATCAGGTACAGAGAGGAAACCCAAGAGTTGACTTGAACTTAAAATTGATACAGCGAGAATTTGCGAACGAGAATTCTAAACTTTTGGATTTTATAAGGGAACTTGGTGATGCCGGCTTATTAGAATATGAGTTGTCtcaagaggaaaaagatATACTTTTTGGTGCCTCTGGAGATAACAGTAGAAATAATTACAAATCAAACTACAGAAGCAGAAAATCCAATATAAATAGAGGTAACTTCTCCAGGACTAAGTAA
- the NAB3 gene encoding Nab3p (similar to Saccharomyces cerevisiae NAB3 (YPL190C); ancestral locus Anc_6.193) translates to MSDENNYIEVQDIPSPGQSIGSNSNGNESMNNSSGDDGNEFNASEEEREVEREEENDEQHELEDVNDEEEEDKEEEGEENGAVMDVEEEEGEDQQQQQQQQQQQGGDNDEDGDGDEDEDGDEDENEEDEEDEEEEDDDDDDDDGEEDDEEEENSSNFVGSDSSGGDDNEGDGVKDEAKDKQADVRRETLEREQKDVDKAVTKATYEENENSQLLDNMENVNYDLLQKQVKYVMDSNMLNMSQFQHLSQEEKISAILAILNSNSDIALSSPMQETTVATTATASVTSGTRNNDQRKPPLSDAQRRMRFPRADLSKPITEEEHDRYAAYLHGENKITEMHNIPPKSRLFIGNLPLKNVSKEDLFRIFSPYGHIMQINIKNAFGFIQFDNPQSVRDAIECESQEMNFGKKLILEVSSSNARPQFDHGDHGTNSSSTFISSAKRPFQTESGDLYNDDNGAGYKKSRRHTVSCNIFVKRTADRTYAIEVFNRFRDGTGLETDMIFLKPRMELGKLINDAAYNGVWGVVLVNKTHNVDVQTFYKGSQGETKFDEYISISADDAVAIFNNIKNNRNNSRPTDYRAMNHQQNMYGAPPLPVPNGPAVGPPPQANYYQGYGMPPPQQQQQQTYGQSYGIPPPSHDQGYGAQAPIPMNQNYGRYQNSITAPPPPQQQITQGYGRYQAGPPPQQPSQTPMDQQQLLSAIQNLPPNVVSNLLSMAQQQQQQPHAQQQLVGLIQSMQGQAPQQQQQQLGGYASMNSASPPPMNTNYNGQNVPAKSPAPPMSHQPPPLQQQQQQQQQQQQQPAGNNVQSLLDSLAKLQK, encoded by the coding sequence ATGTCAGATGAAAACAATTACATTGAGGTTCAAGATATTCCTTCTCCTGGACAATCCATTGGTAGCAATTCTAACGGCAACGAATCGATGAATAATTCAAGTGGCGATGATGGAAACGAATTCAATGCctcagaagaagaaagagaagttGAAAGGGAGgaggaaaatgatgaacAGCATGAACTGGAAGATgtaaatgatgaagaggaggaagataaggaggaagaaggagaagaaaacgGGGCAGTAATGGATgtggaagaggaagaaggagaagatcaacaacaacaacaacagcagcagcaacagcaagGCGGAGATAACGATGAAGATGGAGATggagatgaagatgaagatggagatgaagatgaaaatgaagaagatgaagaagatgaagaagaagaggatgatgatgatgatgatgatgatggagAAGAGGATGACGAGGAGGAAGAGAACAGTAGTAATTTTGTGGGTTCGGACAGTTCTGGAGGagatgataatgaaggGGACGGTGTGAAGGATGAAGCAAAAGACAAACAAGCTGATGTTCGTCGTGAAACATTGGAACGAGAACAAAAGGACGTCGATAAAGCCGTAACAAAGGCCacttatgaagaaaatgagaatAGTCAGCTTTTGGATAACATGGAGAATGTTAATTACGATCTTTTGCAAAAGCAAGTCAAATATGTTATGGACAGTAACATGTTAAATATGTCTCAATTCCAACATTTAtctcaagaagaaaagatttcaGCCATTTTAGCAATTTTGAATTCAAACTCGGATATTGCTCTTTCTTCCCCTATGCAGGAAACTACTGTAGCAACAACAGCTACTGCCTCAGTTACAAGTGGAACAAGAAACAATGATCAAAGAAAACCTCCGCTATCTGATGCTCAAAGACGCATGAGATTTCCCAGGGCAGATTTATCTAAGCCAAttactgaagaagaacacgACCGTTATGCAGCTTATCTGCACGGAGAAAACAAGATAACAGAAATGCACAATATTCCGCCCAAGTCAAGGTTGTTTATTGGTAATTTACCGCTAAAAAACGTTTCTAAAGAAGACTTATTTAGGATATTCTCTCCATATGGCCATATCATGCAgatcaatatcaaaaatgCTTTTGGGTTTATTCAGTTTGATAATCCTCAAAGTGTCAGGGATGCAATTGAATGTGAATCACaagaaatgaattttggGAAAAAGTTGATCTTAGAAGTTTCAAGTTCGAATGCCCGTCCGCAATTTGATCATGGTGATCATGGTACGAACAGCAGTTctacttttatttcttctgctAAACGACCATTTCAGACCGAATCTGGTGATTTATATAATGACGACAATGGTGCTGGTTACAAGAAGTCCAGAAGACATACCGTTTCATGCAacatttttgttaaaagAACCGCAGATCGTACGTACGCCATCGAGGTTTTCAACAGGTTTAGGGATGGTACTGGTTTGGAAACtgatatgatttttttgaaaccaAGAATGGAATTGGGAAAGCTTATTAATGATGCCGCATATAATGGTGTTTGGGGTGTTGTTCTAGTTAACAAAACACATAATGTGGATGTTCAAACTTTCTACAAAGGTTCACAAGGTGAAACTAAGTTTGATGAATATATTAGTATATCTGCTGATGACGCAGTCGccattttcaataacatcaaaaacaatagGAATAATTCCCGCCCTACTGACTACCGTGCTATGAACCATCAGCAAAATATGTATGGCGCTCCTCCACTTCCCGTGCCAAACGGCCCAGCCGTTGGACCTCCCCCTCAGGCAAATTATTATCAAGGTTATGGTATGCCACCTCcgcaacagcagcagcaacaaacATATGGCCAGTCTTATGGAATCCCACCACCATCCCACGACCAAGGTTATGGCGCGCAAGCCCCAATCCCGATGAATCAAAATTACGGTCGCTATCAAAACTCTATCACAGCCCCACCGCCTCCACAGCAACAAATCACTCAAGGTTATGGTCGCTACCAAGCTGGTCCACCTCCACAACAACCTTCTCAAACTCCAATGGACCAGCAACAACTATTATCTGccattcaaaatcttccaCCAAATGTTGTATCAAATTTGCTTTCTATGgctcaacaacaacaacagcaacctCATGCTCAGCAACAATTGGTTGGTTTAATCCAATCAATGCAGGGTCAAGCCCCtcaacagcagcaacagcagttGGGTGGTTATGCCTCAATGAATTCAGCGTCTCCTCCTCCTATGAATACTAATTACAATGGACAAAATGTACCTGCAAAATCTCCAGCCCCACCAATGTCGCACCAACCTCCCCCtcttcaacaacaacaacaacaacaacagcagcagcagcagcaacctGCCGGAAATAATGTTCAAAGTCTTTTAGATAGTTTGGCAAAACTACAGAAATAG
- the COA2 gene encoding Coa2p (similar to Saccharomyces cerevisiae COA2 (YPL189C-A); ancestral locus Anc_6.192) — protein MRAVTRNKIVNNLYFSTFLIAFASVAIGSVLPCPAHSVDSDSPAVQQHKLQLAHEQELKRKDAPKKGI, from the coding sequence ATGAGAGCTGTGACGAGAAATAAAATTGTCAATAACCTCTACTTTTCTACGTTTCTTATTGCATTTGCATCAGTGGCCATTGGATCTGTATTGCCATGTCCCGCACATTCCGTAGATTCTGATTCACCGGCTGTGCAGCAACATAAGCTTCAGCTTGCTCATGAGCAGGAGTTAAAGAGGAAAGATGCCCCAAAAAAGGGCATTTAG
- the MIY2 gene encoding ubiquitinyl hydrolase 1 (similar to Saccharomyces cerevisiae YGL082W and YPL191C; ancestral locus Anc_6.195): MDLSFTTKSVKINGQDHRILLQNENGPCALLALVNVLILSPDHTHFSCELLKLVNKASEISLRELIEVLADIGLQVTDKASTDISELLTLLPQLHEGLNINPEFNGSFDNSKEMSIFRLFDVDLVHGWVIDSSVNKAVNEKLSQYSYESAQRTLTQAADIYSGLSKDNNSEEILTDAMHLEFFLNESPTQLTTFGLRQLREKLLHNTYSILFRNDHFSTLYKYKDQLYTLVTDFGYKNCKDIVWQSLDSVDGSGDAFCTGDFNSAEVDEQQLLTEIGRKFGTDSVLFKDVQQIENDKQLARQLQQQEQESVKKLETKRKNCYHKKNSGMHVPVKKDTSKRRNSLLKTKPSETEKSECVIM, from the coding sequence ATGGATTTAAGCTTCACCACTAAAAGTGTCAAAATTAATGGCCAAGACCATAGAATTTTACTGCAAAACGAAAACGGACCTTGTGCGTTGTTAGCACTTGTTAATGTATTGATTCTTTCCCCAGACCATACACACTTTTCCTGTGAATTACTAAAGCTAGTAAACAAGGCAAGTGAAATATCTCTACGGGAACTTATTGAAGTGTTAGCTGACATCGGTTTACAAGTCACAGACAAAGCTAGTACAGATATAAGTGAACTACTGACTTTATTACCTCAATTACATGAAGGGCTAAACATTAACCCCGAGTTCAATGGGTCTTTTGATAATTCTAAAGAGATGTCAATATTTCGGTTGTTTGACGTTGACCTCGTCCATGGTTGGGTTATTGATAGTTCTGTAAATAAAGCTgttaatgaaaaactgTCTCAATATTCTTATGAATCAGCCCAGAGAACCTTAACGCAAGCAGCTGATATATATAGTGgactttcaaaagataataattCAGAGGAAATTTTAACTGATGCTATGCATTTagagttttttttgaacgAGTCACCTACCCAATTAACCACCTTTGGACTACGCCAattaagagaaaaattgtTGCACAACACATACTCCATTCTATTCAGAAATGATCATTTCTCTACACtgtataaatataaagatCAGTTATACACATTGGTTACAGATTTTGGGTATAAGAATTGTAAAGATATCGTGTGGCAGTCCTTAGATTCTGTAGACGGCTCGGGTGATGCTTTTTGTACTGGAGATTTCAATAGTGCAGAAGTAGATGAACAACAATTATTAACTGAGATTGGACGCAAATTTGGAACTGATAGCGTCCTGTTTAAAGATGTTCAACAGATTGAAAACGATAAACAACTAGCCAGACAATTACAACAACAAGAGCAAGAAAGTGttaaaaaattggaaacaAAGCGGAAAAACTGTTACCATAAAAAGAATTCAGGAATGCACGTTCCAGTCAAGAAAGACACTTCTAAACGAAGAAACAGCCTTCTCAAAACAAAACCTTCTGAGACAGAGAAAAGTGAATGCGTTATAATGTAA
- the PRM3 gene encoding pheromone-regulated protein PRM3 (similar to Saccharomyces cerevisiae PRM3 (YPL192C); ancestral locus Anc_6.197), with translation MSGMKKENTMLDKIHVPKRSKEHKENDENLKLVDEFLMNETNNRTQPNKKPLINNKSYIKKSSSPGRVKKNKTITSPMKSRPKSKKKDATESKTQKENKGSFYQGAIFGSFLGAAVTTVLSNLAVKALQN, from the coding sequence ATGTCAGgtatgaaaaaagaaaatactatGCTGGATAAAATTCACGTTCCAAAAAGGTCTAAAGAGCATAAGGAAAACgatgaaaatttaaaaCTTGTTGATGAATTTCTTATGAATGAAACCAACAATAGAACACAGCCTAACAAAAAACCActtataaataataaatcttACATTAAGAAGTCCAGTTCTCCTGGTAGAGtcaagaagaacaaaacaatAACATCTCCTATGAAATCACGCCCgaaaagtaagaaaaaagacGCTACTGAAAGCAAAACGCAGAAAGAGAATAAAGGTTCGTTTTACCAGGGTGCTATCTTCGGTTCATTCCTCGGTGCTGCTGTAACGACGGTTTTGAGTAACTTAGCAGTAAAAGCTTTACAAAACTAG